Proteins from a genomic interval of Deltaproteobacteria bacterium:
- a CDS encoding GNAT family N-acetyltransferase, whose amino-acid sequence MIRYREAMREDAATIAALHAESWRVTYRGSYRDEFLDGPVFQDRMGVWNKRLSMPPPNQFVVLAEEEGLVVGFACAYGRDDEKWGSLLDNIHVRRQQHRQGAGTGLVSEVARWCRANYTDCGLYLWVIAQNHQARRFYERLGATDRGGELRAPSAGGGEPRDVRRYAWTAPIDIARVPK is encoded by the coding sequence ATGATCCGTTACCGAGAAGCGATGCGCGAGGATGCGGCTACAATCGCCGCTCTCCACGCCGAGAGCTGGCGCGTCACGTACCGCGGCTCCTATCGCGATGAGTTCCTTGACGGCCCCGTCTTCCAGGATCGGATGGGTGTTTGGAACAAACGCTTGTCCATGCCCCCTCCGAATCAGTTCGTTGTCCTCGCCGAAGAGGAGGGCCTCGTCGTGGGCTTTGCTTGCGCGTACGGTCGTGACGATGAGAAATGGGGCTCGCTTCTCGACAACATTCACGTCCGTCGCCAGCAGCATAGGCAAGGTGCGGGAACAGGACTCGTGTCCGAGGTCGCGCGCTGGTGCCGCGCGAACTACACCGACTGCGGCCTTTACCTGTGGGTCATAGCGCAGAACCATCAGGCCCGGCGGTTCTACGAACGCCTGGGGGCCACAGATCGCGGCGGAGAGCTTCGAGCCCCAAGCGCTGGAGGGGGCGAACCGCGCGATGTTCGCCGCTATGCGTGGACGGCACCCATCGACATCGCGCGCGTTCCAAAGTGA
- a CDS encoding class I SAM-dependent methyltransferase, producing the protein MSDEPTGTAKRDYVPAAPQLWLYDFLVAALARESRWRPALLRQINPTAEDSIADIGCGTGTLLALIGQTARPAVLIGIDPDRAILERARRKVAAVGACVDFRVGYARDAAILLDGRGINKIVSSLVFHQVPMPEKRAGLAAMRAALLPGGELHVADYGLQRTALMRRLFRIVGAGDGYENTEPNARGVLPELMREVGFHEVKETAVIATPTGSISLYRAERGA; encoded by the coding sequence AGATTACGTTCCCGCTGCGCCGCAGCTCTGGCTGTACGACTTTTTGGTAGCGGCCCTAGCTCGCGAATCGCGGTGGCGCCCAGCGCTACTTCGCCAAATCAACCCGACGGCTGAGGACTCAATCGCAGATATCGGATGTGGCACAGGAACTCTGCTCGCACTCATCGGCCAAACGGCGCGGCCCGCCGTGCTCATCGGGATAGATCCAGATCGGGCGATCCTGGAGCGCGCGCGGCGTAAGGTTGCTGCGGTGGGAGCATGCGTCGATTTCCGGGTCGGATACGCCCGCGATGCAGCGATCCTGCTTGATGGGCGCGGTATCAACAAGATCGTCTCGAGTCTGGTGTTTCACCAAGTACCGATGCCCGAGAAGAGAGCGGGATTAGCAGCGATGCGCGCGGCCCTGCTTCCGGGTGGCGAACTTCACGTGGCCGACTACGGTCTGCAACGTACCGCGCTCATGCGTAGACTCTTCCGCATCGTTGGGGCCGGAGACGGTTACGAGAATACGGAACCAAACGCACGAGGCGTGCTACCCGAGCTGATGAGAGAGGTGGGGTTTCACGAGGTCAAGGAGACAGCCGTCATTGCGACGCCGACGGGCTCGATCTCGCTCTACAGGGCGGAGCGTGGCGCATGA